GTAAAGTATGGTCAGGAAGTCGCTGTCCGTGTGGGGCACCAACCCAAACATCTCCGGCGAGAGCGGGCACACGGGGTAGCGGTTCAGCCGGAGGAAGCACGTGCTCTCGTGGCATGTCTCGTCGAATGCGCTGCAGTCCCGATGCCTGAGGTTCTCCGCCAGGACCCCCGCCAGCGTCCTGGCCAGCCTAGACATGGCAGCAGCGAACTCCATCATTACTCCCCCGAGAGAGATGAACGGCCCGTAGCAAGAGGGATCGGAGATTTTGGTGAGGGGGACGTGGAAGGCCTCGGACCAGGAGAATTGGGCAGGGGAGGTGGCGGCAGGATTGCCCCAGCGGTAGGAGTTGTTGAGGAGGGCAGAGCGGGCCTTGGTCTCGAAGGGTGTCTCGAACAGCTTCCCCTGCTCCCTCCTCATCTCCCCGAGCAGCTCGCTGCTGATCCCATGGTTCACCACCTGGAAGAATCCCCACTCCGTGGAGGCCCTGCAGATTGCCGCTGCGCACGACCGCCTCTCCGCCTTGCACTCGCTGCGCAGCCCACTCAGGTCGATGACCGGGAGCTCGCACTCCCGGGGCGTCACCACATCGGCATTCAGGGCCGGAGAGGAGGGggagtaggaggaggaggagacggtGGGGCAACTCCGGAGGAGTTGGGTGAAGTCGGACAGAAGGGGTGGGTCTGAGATCGAGCCCATCGCTCCAACACCGTGTGGAGAGAGTTGTGGGTTGGGCGGTGGCCGCTCGTATTTATAAGTGGGGAGAGGAGTGGCGAGGGCGAAAGAGCACAAACGGACGGGGACGAAGGctggggagggggagggaatAAGGGCGGCGCTCCAAATATAGCGACAGTTGGCAGCATGAGAGCGTTTCCCCTCTCCCCTTCGTCTccaatcagagagagagagagaaaggcccGGTCTCCCCAAGAAAACAAGGCGGGGGAGTCAAGAGGCTTCCACGAAAATTAATGATAACTTTTTAGgaagaaagtcaaaaaaaaaaaaaatatcccaaaTTATATGCATTCTGATATATTTACAATGATCTATCTTTTGTGATATTAAAATCTTCAAATTATGTcaattatgacacatttacccttaacatttttcttgtgacataaaATGCGTCAAACTTGTATTTACATTATACATTTACCCTTCTGTTAAAATTCCGTTAGATGATTTTTTAGTCAAATCAACTCATTTTTGTTTCACTTAAGTTATGTAGGCGCCATATcaactttctttgttttctatcATCCGTATAGGCAAATTTTTAACGGATCTCatagaataaatgtgtcatacaagtacaaatttaagattttttatgtcacagaTGAAAGTTTAAGACAAATGTCACGGTAAgtatagtttagggtttttttttttttatggattttgcCCTAAATCTTATTGCTTTTTCGCAGCTAAATTCCAGTTTGCGCTTGGGTAGTAATCTCGATGCCGTGACATTGCACCCTAGAAGGTACTAGTGCCGTTCGTATCATACCATCATGTTCTATCGATTCAACTCATTAAATCAACTTTCACTTTCCACGAACAGCAATCGGTTTGGCacgttctttatttttctccctAAAAAGTTGTGAGTGTTCTCCTTTAGAATTTCATTGGGGAATCCAGCTAGTACTCCTCTCAAGTCTTTGGAGAGTGGCAGGGCAAGGCGATAAGAGGAATGGATCCAAAAAAACCCACATCATATCTTTCGACTGTTTACCAAAAGACATGAGAAAAAGGTTCTTGAATTCAACGGTCAGGGACCCTTCTCGTGCGTGGACGATGGC
This Eucalyptus grandis isolate ANBG69807.140 chromosome 7, ASM1654582v1, whole genome shotgun sequence DNA region includes the following protein-coding sequences:
- the LOC104453584 gene encoding gibberellin 2-beta-dioxygenase 6, producing MGSISDPPLLSDFTQLLRSCPTVSSSSYSPSSPALNADVVTPRECELPVIDLSGLRSECKAERRSCAAAICRASTEWGFFQVVNHGISSELLGEMRREQGKLFETPFETKARSALLNNSYRWGNPAATSPAQFSWSEAFHVPLTKISDPSCYGPFISLGGVMMEFAAAMSRLARTLAGVLAENLRHRDCSAFDETCHESTCFLRLNRYPVCPLSPEMFGLVPHTDSDFLTILYQDQVGGLQLLKDSRWVAVKPNRDALIVNIGDLLQAWSNDVYKSVEHKVITNDQVERYSVAYFLCPSYDSPIGSCTEPSVYRKFTFGEYRKQVREDVKRNGHKVGLPRFKLQMSA